The genomic region GCTGTGCTCATGCTGGGAGGAGTCAGCTCCGACGTCCGCCCAACACCGGCGCAGGAGGTGCAGCGACGCTGTAGATCCGAAGCTATCCCAAtgtccaccttggaccgctccaagACAATGCAGAGGGTCAGCTCCTCGTCGATGTTGAGGACAGAGCCGGAGTGGTTGCCGGAGCTCGACATTGCATAGGATTGGATCAGAATCAgagagggaagaggagaggacGGAGCGAGAGACCAGATTGAGTGAACTAGGGTTCCGAGCGAGGAGCTGAATTAGGGTCTTTTATGGAAAAGCCGTGAGGTCGATGGTGGGACGTGCTGTCAGCAGACCGTTTTATATCTGCCCTACATTTGGGCTGGATACACGAGACGCCGGATAACCTGAACATTTGAGGCCGGTTTAAGGCGCGCGGTGGAACCGGTCCGGCCATTCATTTGTTCGAGTTGCTGTAACCTACCGCATTAATGTGCAGACGTAAAATTCCCCAACAAATTGAGTTCGTCCGTAGCGGCTCAACGACACGTCCCCGCTCCTACCTGGCGGCGATCAGCCTCCGGCCACAGGAGATGGGCACCACCGCAAAGCCCCCTTCCTTCGTCTGCTTGAAGTGGCCTTGGGGTCCTAGCCTTAATGCGAGCCCTAGCGGCAGCCCAAGCCCCTGCGGTGACCTCGAGCGCCCCTGGCTCTTCAAGTCCATCTCGACCGTCGCGCAAGGCCTCGTCATCGCCGGTGACATCCCCTCCGCTTCCACTGGAAGCGGAGGTCATGGGGCGAGGTTGTGGAAGCGTCACCCGGGCACCGCGCCGGTGGAGGCGTACCGCGGGGACGCGGAGCAGCGGGCGCTGGCGGCGGCGCTGGTGAGCGCGAGGGCGACCACGGTGCTGGAGTTCTACTCGCCGCGCTGCCGCCTCTGCTCATCGCTGCAGGGCCTCGTGCGCGAGCTCGAGGACGGTGGCAATGCATCCGCGAGCTTCGTGCTCGCGGACGCCGAGGATGACCGGTGGCTCCCGGAGGTGAGGGCGTCTCCTCTTGTTCATGCCGATTGCGTTGCTATCCATATTCTCTACATTTATGCTGTTAATTTTCCTATCAATCGATGGATTAGTCTCGTTAGCCTCGTTGCTCTAATTATTTTTTGTCGGAGCTGGTGCAACGTGTGGTGATTTGTAGAGAACTGAGGTTATAAACACTGATATTTCCGGAGAAGGTTggtttttttttagaacgaagacgcaagaagcgtccggctttaaattaataaagcccaccaaCAGGCAGCATCCAACAGTTGTAACAGAAACAAACAAAAGGAAGTCTATGGCCGAAGCCCAAGTGAGATACATGCAACCGGCCTTTAGCCTGAATAAGATGGAACTAGACAATAACACACAGGAGAAGGTTGGTTGCTTATAAAAAAATTTCGTTAGCATATGCTGGGATGGTATTGAAGAGTCAAGTGCAGTTATTTTCATTTAAAATCAAACCCTGTGGTGTGCTTGCATTTCAGTTAGTATGTGAATTGGGTGTTGAAAGTTTCTGCTTTAGGTTCCACTTCCTTGAAAGCCACGTGTTAACTCATAAAACGGTAAATGAATGAGGACGAGCTTCTTATCTTAGATGTGGTTATGTCAATCCCTGTTCCACAACCCACAGTCAGCTGTATTGTTTGAGATCAAAGAGTTGTGGTGTTTACACTTCACACTGATTTATGTGCTGCAATGGTGGCATCAGTGGACATAGTTTGCAGTCATTAGTGTGTATTGGTGAAGACTCTTGTTACTGCTAAAGTGTAGCCTCGGTAGAAGCAACAATTTGTTGGAACTTGAACATGCCTCCTGACTGTCAGGTTACAGCCAATCGTTTAACTGTGTTATCCTCTCGTCATCTGAAGGTTAATGATGGAGTGAGTAAATACCATGCAGATGAATGGCTCAGACAGTGCAACTTGAGGAGCATGACATGCTAGACTAAGGAGAAATAGACTATACATGAGAGAGCACTTCAGATGAGGATTAGACATGGTTCCTAATCTCCAGGACATACAGTGCGCGCCCCTATATAGTATAGTGATGACCGGACCCCAATTACTGATTATGTGGACTGGGATACAGACCCTTGGttaacctatatctaccatctggCTCAATCTCTAATATGTTGTTCTTTTCATACGATTCAACTTCTTAATCCTCATGGGCCCCAGGCTCTTGCTGCATTCTGCTGCTAGTGTTAGTTTCGGACTCCCGAACAACCTGACTGTCTTGCTGCTGTCGGATGTCCTGGCCATTGTTGCCGAATGTATTGCTGCCATGATGCTCCTATTGCCTTGCCTTGCGCCCTAGCCCCTTTGTCCGCAACATCCTCTTTCTGCACAGACATGGCTATTCTTCTTCTACTTAGCATCGATCAAGCGGTATTATGCATATGCTATTGTTTACTTTAAGGAACTCTGTTACGGATATTTGATGTGCCAAAAAAAAAGGGCTAGGGCATGCATTTGAAGGTGCTAGGTAGTATTTACTAGTAATGGTATCCTTTTTTAGAACAGTAATAGTGGTACCTTTGTTAGTAGGTCCACATAGGTTTTCAAACACATGTCCATACCATGGAACAAGCCCCTAGTGCTTGGAAAGTTGGAAGTAAGCACTTGGGCAATGAAGATGGTGGGCTTAGTTGAAGGATAAGCAGACGACAGTTCAGGATAAGTATAACAGAAGCTTGACTGATGCTAAATTTGGTTATTTTGTGCGTTAAGGTTGTTTGAATATCTGACCTGCTAATCATTTCAAACATGGTAGATCTCTACTTTGGTTCTAACTGTGTCAGCAGCACTGCTGTCGGTTTCTGCAGAAACATTGGCCCATTCTGCTTTCCCATTTTGAGAAAGGGTTGCTCAGTTGC from Triticum aestivum cultivar Chinese Spring chromosome 4A, IWGSC CS RefSeq v2.1, whole genome shotgun sequence harbors:
- the LOC123086058 gene encoding uncharacterized protein; translation: MCRRKIPQQIEFVRSGSTTRPRSYLAAISLRPQEMGTTAKPPSFVCLKWPWGPSLNASPSGSPSPCGDLERPWLFKSISTVAQGLVIAGDIPSASTGSGGHGARLWKRHPGTAPVEAYRGDAEQRALAAALVSARATTVLEFYSPRCRLCSSLQGLVRELEDGGNASASFVLADAEDDRWLPELLHYDVRHVPCFVLLDKNGRALAKTGVPTSRQHVIAGLHHLLNMKQPSGQEGKKSRS